Proteins from a genomic interval of Garra rufa chromosome 4, GarRuf1.0, whole genome shotgun sequence:
- the LOC141333170 gene encoding solute carrier organic anion transporter family member 1C1-like yields the protein MEYSGSNQKTSQAKCCSPTLKIFIGLLAFCYFTKSLTGAYTKSTIIQIERRFEIPSSTVGIIDGSFEMGNLLVITVVSYFGTKFHRPKIIGAGVLLMGIGTLLMALPHVIMGRYKYSSIAAHTNDSDDFTVSSTCSSDTQNTVQQLVSGCQKGEAESKPMWVIVLCGNILRGIGEASISPLGMSFIDDNARPENSAFYIGCLHTLGVIGPIFGYLLGSLCASLYVDIGLVNQESVNITPQDSRWVGAWWLGYVVSGLLTLLAALPLWFLPRALPENSQISKIQHPSNQHKHTFSITEIAKGFGPSLKHLLTNRIYLLYLVYSVLAFHAFTIAITYTPKYLELQFGQSASKTNFLIGVTFIPAVALGMFLSGWIMKRFKLSLLASARLMFFTYIISLGCTIPYFALSCANIDVAGVTVPYQRSIEDQATRHGLLTSCNADCGCPNSQWDPVCGQNGVTYISPCHAGCSSTQGTGQNMTFHGCTCIQSWGLTYGNSSAVLGQCSRESSCTKMFYIYLALQSLAFFVYSLGTVPFFLISLRIVDPALKSLSVGIFLLVLRVFGGIPAPICFGALIDTTCLIWGQKKCGGNGACRMYDTETFRYLFLGLVSSLRALSYTLLWMVTTQIKRKVKNDKQMSKDIELQHPVLCDPEQENMLK from the exons ATGGAGTATTCAGGCTCTAATCAGAAAACATCTCAAGCCAAATGCTGTTCCCCAACTCTAAAG ATCTTTATTGGTTTACTTGCCTTCTGTTATTTCACAAAATCCCTGACCGGGGCTTACACCAAAAGTACCATCATTCAGATTGAGAGGAGGTTTGAGATCCCAAGCTCCACTGTTGGCATCATCGATGGCAGCTTTGAAATGG GTAATCTGTTGGTTATTACTGTTGTTAGCTACTTTGGCACTAAGTTTCACAGGCCCAAGATCATTGGAGCAGGTGTCCTGTTAATGGGTATAGGAACACTATTAATGGCTTTACCTCACGTCATAATGGGCCG ATACAAGTATAGTTCAATTGCTGCCCACACTAATGATTCTGATGATTTCACAGTGAGCTCCACATGCTCATCTGATACCCAGAATACTGTTCAACAACTTGTTTCTG GGTGTCAAAAAGGGGAAGCAGAAAGCAAACCCATGTGGGTGATTGTACTGTGTGGAAACATTTTGCGTGGCATTGGGGAAGCCAGCATCAGCCCTCTGGGAATGTCATTCATAGATGATAATGCACGCCCAGAAAACTCTGCTTTTTACATTG GTTGCCTGCACACACTCGGAGTGATTGGGCCAATTTTTGGTTACTTGCTTGGATCTCTGTGTGCTAGTCTCTATGTGGACATTGGCTTAGTCAATCAAG AGAGTGTGAACATTACCCCTCAGGACTCTCGCTGGGTTGGGGCCTGGTGGTTGGGTTATGTGGTTTCTGGGCTGTTGACTCTTCTTGCTGCTTTGCCTCTTTGGTTCTTGCCAAGAGCTCTACCTGAAAATTCCCAAATCTCTAAAATACAACACCCCTCAaaccaacacaaacacacattcagcATTACAGAGATAGCCAAAG GTTTTGGGCCATCTTTAAAACATCTGCTCACCAATAGGATTTATCTCCTGTACCTGGTTTACAGTGTATTGGCATTTCATGCCTTTACCATTGCCATAACATACACGCCAAAGTATTTAGAGCTGCAGTTTGGACAAAGTGCATCCAAAACCAATTTTCTTAT AGGAGTAACGTTTATTCCAGCAGTGGCTCTGGGTATGTTCCTGAGTGGTTGGATAATGAAGAGGTTTAAACTGAGTCTGCTGGCATCTGCAAGACTGATGTTCTTCACCTATATAATCTCATTGGGTTGCACCATACCTTACTTTGCTCTCAGCTGTGCAAACATAGATGTTGCTGGGGTCACAGTGCCCTATCAAAG ATCTATTGAAGATCAAGCTACAAGACATGGTTTACTCACTTCCTGCAATGCTGACTGTGGGTGTCCCAACTCCCAATGGGATCCAGTGTGTGGACAGAACGGAGTGACCTACATCTCTCCTTGCCATGCTGGCTGCAGTTCCACTCAGGGCACAGGACAGAATATG ACATTCCATGGCTGTACATGTATCCAGAGCTGGGGACTGACTTATGGGAACTCATCTGCAGTGCTTGGACAGTGTTCACGAGAGAGTAGCTGCACTAAAATGTTCTACATCTATCTGGCACTGCAGTCTCTCGCCTTCTTTGTGTACTCTCTGGGCACTGTTCCCTTCTTCCTGATCTCATTGAG GATTGTGGATCCTGCACTGAAGTCTCTCTCAGTGGGCATATTTCttttagttttaagagtttttg GTGGTATTCCTGCTCCCATTTGTTTTGGTGCTCTTATCGACACTACTTGTCTGATATGGGGCCAGAAGAAATGCGGTGGAAATGGTGCGTGCAGAATGTATGACACTGAAACTTTCAG GTACCTATTTTTGGGACTGGTCAGCTCTCTTCGGGCACTTAGCTATACTTTGTTATGGATGGTCACCACACAGATTAAGAGGAAAGTTAAAAACGATAAGCAAATGTCCAAGGACATAGAACTTCAACACCCTGTGCTTTGTGATCCAGAACAAGAAAATATGCTGAAATAA